In Candidatus Defluviibacterium haderslevense, the following are encoded in one genomic region:
- a CDS encoding M42 family metallopeptidase: MINIELLSTICKTPGAPGFEHAIRSFLVHELEPFADRIELDSMGNIIAFCKGKSSQKKLMFSAHMDEISFIVSHIDEEGFVRFLPLGGFDPKTLTAQRVIIHGKKDIIGVMGSKPIHLMSPEERTKNSTIKDYFIDTGLSKSELIEHIEIGNSITRERELIQMGQCINAKSLDNRISVYSLLEAFKLIHDHRPEVDVYAVFTVQEEIGLRGAKTAAHYIAPDYAINVDTTIAFDVPGAQAHEVITKLGQGVAIKIMDSSVICDYRMVKFIKEQAALANIVWQAELLPAGGTDTASVQTAGNGAITGALSIPTRHIHQVIEMVHQKDVMETIKLIKILAHSIHQFNWSF; encoded by the coding sequence ATGATTAATATTGAATTATTAAGCACTATTTGTAAAACGCCGGGAGCTCCTGGTTTTGAACATGCTATCAGAAGCTTTCTGGTACATGAATTAGAGCCTTTTGCGGATCGTATAGAACTGGATTCTATGGGAAATATAATAGCTTTTTGTAAAGGAAAATCATCCCAGAAAAAGCTTATGTTCTCAGCACATATGGATGAAATCAGCTTTATCGTGTCGCATATTGATGAAGAAGGTTTTGTAAGATTCTTGCCGTTGGGAGGATTTGATCCTAAGACCTTGACCGCACAAAGGGTAATTATTCATGGAAAGAAAGATATTATTGGAGTTATGGGCTCAAAACCCATACATTTAATGAGTCCTGAGGAACGCACTAAAAATTCGACCATAAAAGATTATTTTATTGACACAGGATTGTCAAAAAGTGAACTCATTGAACATATTGAAATTGGTAATTCGATTACAAGAGAACGGGAGTTAATTCAAATGGGGCAATGTATAAATGCTAAATCATTGGACAATCGAATTTCAGTTTATAGTTTGCTGGAAGCTTTTAAATTGATACATGATCACAGACCTGAAGTAGATGTTTATGCAGTATTTACAGTTCAAGAGGAAATTGGATTAAGAGGTGCTAAAACAGCCGCTCATTATATAGCCCCGGATTATGCTATCAATGTAGATACAACGATAGCCTTCGATGTACCAGGAGCACAAGCCCATGAAGTGATAACCAAACTAGGCCAGGGCGTAGCCATAAAAATTATGGACAGTAGTGTAATCTGTGATTATAGAATGGTGAAATTTATAAAAGAACAAGCTGCTTTAGCTAATATCGTCTGGCAAGCAGAATTATTGCCAGCAGGTGGAACGGATACGGCATCAGTTCAGACAGCCGGAAATGGGGCTATCACAGGAGCACTTTCTATTCCTACACGACATATCCACCAAGTAATTGAAATGGTACACCAAAAAGATGTAATGGAAACCATAAAATTGATTAAAATTTTAGCTCATTCAATTCATCAGTTCAATTGGAGCTTTTAA
- a CDS encoding M28 family peptidase, producing MNNINLVQKYISNSQFIRFGFFLFTLSIMNLNGLKAQSTEEHSYLIKSIYEKALTDQMAYKWLYYLSEKIGGRIAGSPQNYAAIEFTHQILDTIGTDTVWNQPCQVNYWYRGKEEVARIINHPLIGTVELKVLALGGSGATPTTGISGEIIEVKSLDEAKALGFKLKDKIVYFSRAFDNKHVRTFNAYGGAVDQRVFGPNVASKFGAKACIVRSMTGRLDDFPHTGVTIFEDGITPIPAIAVCTNDAEMLSQLTQKGPVQIYVKTSCENRGPKQSYSVIGEIKGTEKPNEIILVGGHLDSWDVGGGAHDDGAGCVQSMDVIYLLKKIGYKPRRTIRCVLFQNEENGLAGGTEYAKVSNKNKEFHFAAIESDAGGFTPQGFSFDSDSSALKNYLPFFKTWDELLSPYDIHFDKGGSGADIGPLRSQKGILFGLKPDSQRYFDYHHTAADRINAVHPRELALGSSAMASLVYLLDLIP from the coding sequence ATGAATAATATAAACTTAGTGCAAAAATACATTTCTAATTCTCAATTTATAAGATTTGGCTTTTTTTTATTTACCTTATCTATTATGAATTTAAATGGTTTAAAAGCACAATCCACTGAAGAACATTCGTATTTAATTAAAAGCATATATGAAAAAGCATTGACAGACCAAATGGCCTATAAATGGCTTTATTATTTATCAGAAAAAATAGGAGGTCGAATTGCTGGTTCGCCACAGAATTATGCTGCTATTGAATTTACGCATCAAATTTTAGATACAATAGGTACTGATACAGTCTGGAATCAACCATGCCAGGTCAATTATTGGTATCGTGGGAAAGAGGAAGTAGCCCGGATCATTAATCATCCATTAATTGGGACTGTGGAGCTCAAAGTGTTGGCTTTAGGAGGTTCTGGTGCAACGCCTACAACAGGGATAAGTGGTGAAATTATTGAGGTTAAATCATTAGATGAGGCAAAGGCATTAGGATTTAAATTAAAAGATAAAATTGTTTATTTCTCAAGAGCTTTTGATAATAAACATGTTCGCACTTTTAATGCATATGGTGGTGCGGTTGATCAAAGGGTGTTTGGACCAAATGTAGCTTCTAAATTTGGCGCTAAAGCATGTATTGTAAGATCCATGACTGGACGATTAGATGACTTTCCACATACCGGTGTTACTATATTTGAAGATGGAATCACACCAATTCCTGCAATAGCTGTTTGTACAAATGATGCAGAGATGCTTAGTCAACTAACTCAAAAGGGGCCTGTTCAAATATATGTAAAAACGAGTTGTGAAAACAGAGGCCCAAAACAAAGTTATAGTGTTATTGGCGAAATAAAAGGTACTGAAAAGCCTAATGAGATCATTTTGGTAGGGGGACATTTGGATTCTTGGGATGTAGGCGGTGGAGCTCATGATGATGGTGCAGGTTGTGTTCAATCCATGGATGTGATCTATTTATTAAAAAAAATTGGGTATAAACCACGAAGAACAATCCGATGTGTTCTTTTTCAAAATGAAGAAAATGGTCTGGCAGGTGGAACAGAATACGCTAAAGTTTCCAATAAAAACAAAGAGTTCCATTTTGCTGCTATAGAAAGTGATGCAGGAGGATTTACTCCACAGGGTTTTAGTTTTGATAGTGATTCCAGCGCATTAAAGAATTACTTGCCCTTTTTTAAAACATGGGATGAATTATTGTCACCATACGATATACATTTTGATAAAGGAGGATCTGGAGCTGACATTGGACCATTAAGAAGTCAAAAAGGTATTTTATTCGGTTTAAAACCGGATTCTCAAAGATATTTTGATTATCACCATACTGCTGCTGATCGAATTAATGCTGTACATCCACGTGAACTTGCATTGGGATCTTCTGCAATGGCAAGTCTTGTATATTTATTAGATTTGATTCCTTAA
- a CDS encoding AAA family ATPase, translated as MEDKIQAELLDHIRLLHLEHEAEIKFFEINIASKSLNEKRDLGVCWHPVVVKDQGFSIGDYAYLIVERTKDIDKVHQFKAGNVVSVGIWKMGSKKDTIKGVIDYIHKNKMKIILYSKDLPEWISDGGIGVDLLIDERTFREMEFSTKQVMNADPKSRLAHLRNVLMGYKEAQSNINTIFHPGQLQGLNQAQINAIQKVNCSSDVTVIHGPPGTGKTTTLVHAIKYLLDQNRLLKILVCAPSNTATDLLTTRLSRHHLHVTRIGNLSRIDEDLMNHTLDGQISNHPDHKQIKKVRIEAAQARREAQKHHRTMDQFKRAERNMMKQEAKILGNWAKELEDKLVNQILDSSQIICCTLMGSTSSYIQDRFFDYVFIDESGQALEGAIWIAIRKAHHVVLSGDPLQLPPTVKSIEAAQQGLGISLLEKYMSRSPISELLNIQYRMNTMIMGFSNAYFYNNQLIAAPQVAHRTLAFFGDEPLVFIDTAGCGFEEESLDGTSSRFNSGEYFILREHIYQLIESFGDHPIPSVSIISPYKEQIEYIRNELIKDELLSKVMPIKVSTIDGFQGQEGDIIYISLVRSNPMSDIGFLNDYRRMNVAITRAKLKLVVIGDSATLGQDVFYSQFIDYCQELGVYHSAWEWMVKL; from the coding sequence GTGGAAGATAAGATACAAGCTGAATTACTAGATCATATTCGTTTATTACATTTAGAACACGAAGCAGAAATTAAATTTTTTGAAATTAATATTGCTTCTAAATCCCTTAATGAAAAGAGAGATCTTGGGGTTTGCTGGCATCCTGTTGTTGTGAAGGATCAGGGATTTTCTATAGGTGATTATGCCTATCTTATTGTGGAACGTACTAAGGACATTGATAAGGTACACCAATTCAAAGCCGGAAATGTCGTTTCAGTTGGAATTTGGAAAATGGGTTCCAAAAAAGACACAATCAAAGGGGTTATAGATTATATTCATAAAAATAAAATGAAAATCATTTTATATTCCAAAGACCTTCCTGAATGGATCTCAGACGGAGGAATTGGAGTTGATCTATTAATTGATGAAAGGACTTTTCGAGAGATGGAATTCAGTACAAAGCAAGTTATGAATGCCGATCCAAAATCCAGATTAGCCCATTTGAGAAATGTTCTTATGGGGTACAAAGAAGCTCAATCGAATATAAACACTATTTTTCATCCTGGTCAGTTGCAGGGCCTGAATCAAGCTCAAATTAATGCTATCCAAAAAGTCAATTGTTCAAGTGATGTCACAGTAATACATGGACCTCCAGGTACCGGAAAAACTACAACATTAGTGCATGCTATTAAATATTTGTTAGATCAAAATCGATTGCTCAAAATATTAGTTTGTGCGCCAAGTAATACAGCAACGGATTTACTTACTACAAGATTATCGAGGCATCATTTACATGTCACGCGTATCGGTAATTTGTCAAGAATTGATGAAGATTTAATGAATCATACCTTGGACGGACAAATATCAAATCACCCGGATCATAAACAAATTAAAAAAGTACGAATAGAAGCCGCTCAAGCAAGACGAGAAGCCCAAAAACATCATAGAACTATGGATCAATTTAAAAGAGCCGAAAGAAATATGATGAAACAGGAAGCTAAAATTCTTGGCAATTGGGCAAAAGAATTGGAAGATAAGCTTGTCAACCAAATATTAGATTCTTCCCAAATCATTTGTTGTACTTTGATGGGATCGACTTCAAGTTATATTCAGGATCGGTTTTTCGATTACGTCTTTATTGATGAATCAGGACAAGCACTTGAAGGAGCCATTTGGATTGCTATAAGAAAGGCTCATCATGTTGTTTTGTCAGGTGATCCTTTACAACTCCCCCCAACTGTAAAGAGTATAGAAGCAGCTCAGCAAGGTCTTGGAATAAGTCTTTTGGAAAAATATATGAGCAGATCACCCATTTCTGAATTATTAAATATTCAATATCGGATGAATACCATGATAATGGGATTTAGTAACGCATATTTTTATAATAATCAATTAATTGCTGCTCCTCAAGTAGCTCATAGAACATTGGCTTTTTTTGGTGATGAACCACTCGTTTTTATAGATACGGCAGGTTGTGGATTTGAAGAAGAAAGTTTGGATGGTACATCAAGCCGGTTTAATAGTGGTGAGTATTTTATTTTAAGGGAACATATTTATCAATTGATTGAATCTTTTGGTGATCATCCAATTCCATCAGTATCCATTATTTCACCGTATAAGGAACAAATTGAATATATTCGAAATGAATTAATTAAGGATGAATTATTATCTAAAGTCATGCCCATTAAAGTTAGTACTATTGATGGGTTCCAAGGACAAGAAGGTGATATTATCTATATTTCACTGGTTCGAAGTAACCCAATGAGTGATATAGGTTTCCTCAATGATTACAGACGTATGAATGTAGCTATTACCCGAGCAAAATTAAAGCTAGTCGTCATTGGAGATTCTGCCACTTTAGGACAAGATGTATTTTATAGCCAATTTATAGATTACTGTCAGGAATTGGGAGTGTATCATTCTGCATGGGAATGGATGGTAAAATTATAA
- a CDS encoding HAMP domain-containing protein, whose protein sequence is MKIKTKLTLGVGLLFLLIILLSVVGATYSNKLKQDTENILVANYNTLEYSRLMLVSLEDRSEKAYQKFEINLQYQENNISEIGEKETTEDLRNNFEVFKQKKSDSLILGEIRKNIFTLMDLNMQAIQRKSEVAKETADKAVFWIALSGTMCFLIAFILLVNLPSNIANPIKQLSESIKQIASKNYSERVHLESHSEFGQLAKSFNTMAEKLEEYNNSNLAKLMMEKKRIETLINNMHDPVIGLDENLKVIFANEEAIKIIGFSLAEMIGHNTHELALTNDLVRSLIQDLKMVDNGKETKRKPIKIYTNNKEGYFEKETLHISITPTGEQLSQLIGHVIILRNITEYKELDFAKTNFIATVSHEFKTPISSIKMSAQLLENEQIGPLNEEQTNLLNSIKEDANRLLKITGELLNMTQIESGNIQLSILPSDPKEILLFAIHATQTQADQKHIQFEINCPENNIAVLADTEKTTWVLTNLISNAIRYSYENSVIFLSVKQNDNKVEISVRDTGQGIAPQYKNKIFDRYFKVPGTKMEGTGLGLAISKEFIEAQGGNIMVESEYGLGSTFTISLNS, encoded by the coding sequence ATGAAAATTAAAACTAAATTAACACTTGGAGTTGGTCTACTTTTCCTATTAATTATATTACTTAGTGTTGTAGGGGCAACGTATTCAAATAAATTAAAACAAGATACTGAAAATATCCTAGTGGCTAACTACAATACCTTAGAGTATAGTAGACTTATGTTGGTTTCACTAGAAGATAGATCAGAAAAAGCTTATCAAAAATTTGAAATTAACCTTCAATATCAAGAAAATAATATATCAGAAATTGGAGAAAAAGAAACTACAGAAGATTTAAGAAACAATTTTGAAGTCTTTAAACAAAAAAAATCGGACTCCTTGATACTGGGAGAAATTCGCAAAAATATTTTCACACTGATGGATTTAAATATGCAAGCCATCCAACGCAAAAGTGAAGTGGCAAAAGAAACAGCTGATAAAGCTGTTTTTTGGATTGCATTAAGTGGTACAATGTGTTTTTTAATAGCCTTTATTCTACTGGTTAATTTACCTTCTAATATTGCCAATCCTATTAAACAGCTGTCAGAAAGTATCAAGCAAATTGCCTCAAAAAACTATTCTGAAAGAGTACATTTAGAAAGCCATAGTGAATTTGGACAATTAGCAAAATCATTTAACACCATGGCTGAAAAACTTGAAGAATATAATAATAGTAATCTGGCCAAATTAATGATGGAGAAAAAACGAATTGAAACGTTAATAAACAACATGCATGACCCAGTAATTGGATTGGACGAAAACTTGAAAGTAATTTTTGCGAATGAAGAAGCTATTAAAATTATCGGTTTTAGTTTAGCAGAAATGATTGGGCATAATACACATGAATTAGCTCTCACAAATGACTTAGTCAGATCTCTTATCCAAGATTTAAAGATGGTAGATAATGGAAAAGAAACAAAACGTAAACCCATAAAAATTTATACCAATAACAAAGAAGGATATTTTGAAAAAGAGACCTTGCACATATCCATTACACCCACAGGAGAGCAATTATCTCAACTTATTGGTCACGTCATTATTTTGAGAAATATAACTGAATATAAAGAATTAGATTTTGCTAAAACCAATTTTATTGCTACGGTTTCACACGAATTTAAAACACCCATTTCATCCATTAAAATGAGCGCGCAATTATTGGAGAACGAGCAAATTGGTCCACTCAATGAGGAACAAACAAATCTATTAAACAGTATAAAAGAAGATGCAAACCGATTATTAAAAATTACGGGAGAATTGTTAAATATGACCCAAATAGAAAGCGGTAATATTCAACTCTCAATTTTGCCTTCTGACCCAAAAGAAATATTATTATTTGCTATTCATGCCACCCAAACTCAAGCAGATCAAAAACATATTCAATTTGAAATCAACTGCCCTGAAAATAATATTGCAGTTCTCGCTGATACCGAAAAAACCACCTGGGTATTAACCAATCTAATTTCCAATGCAATTCGATACTCTTATGAAAATTCTGTGATTTTTTTATCTGTAAAGCAAAACGATAATAAAGTTGAAATATCTGTTCGCGATACAGGACAAGGCATCGCCCCACAATACAAAAACAAAATATTTGACCGCTATTTTAAAGTTCCGGGAACAAAAATGGAAGGCACAGGATTGGGCTTAGCCATCAGTAAGGAATTCATAGAAGCACAAGGAGGAAATATTATGGTCGAGTCTGAATATGGGTTGGGAAGTACTTTTACAATATCTTTGAATAGCTAA
- a CDS encoding 4a-hydroxytetrahydrobiopterin dehydratase — protein sequence MWTEKNNELHGQFKFQDFGTAMAFIFEVSLLAERMDHHPTWTNSWNKVDFVLCTHDAGNTITEKDHKLAKGIDKIVKKYLQ from the coding sequence ATGTGGACTGAAAAAAATAATGAGCTTCATGGGCAATTTAAATTTCAGGATTTTGGAACTGCAATGGCTTTTATTTTTGAAGTAAGTTTGTTAGCAGAGCGTATGGATCACCATCCTACATGGACCAATTCATGGAATAAAGTTGATTTTGTCTTATGTACCCATGATGCTGGAAATACCATTACTGAAAAAGACCATAAATTGGCAAAAGGGATTGATAAAATCGTAAAAAAATATTTACAATAG